Genomic segment of Ewingella sp. CoE-038-23:
GACAGCTACTCTTGGCAACCGGCACAAGGCTGGCTGGAGAAGTTAGCCCAGCACCAGATCCCGGTGATTATCACCACCAGTAAAACCTCGGCCGAAGTCTCCTCCTTGCAGCGTGATTTGCAGCTCAGTCACTTGCCCTTTATCGCGGAGAACGGGGCCTATATTCATCTCCCCGCCAGTGAGGGTCCGCAGCATCAGGTGATTGGTGCGGATTATCAGCGAGTGCGTGAAATTTTAGTCCAACTTCGTCAAAGGTACGATTTTGAGTTTCGCGGCTTTGGCGATGTCAGCCCGCAGCAAGTGGCGGACTGGACCGGGCTGTCTCTCGACGATGCGAAGCTGGCTATGCAGCGCCAAGGCTCGGAGCCTTTGATGTGGTTTGGCAGTCAGCCGGATTTCGCCCATTTGGAAAAACTGCTGGCGGAGGAAGGCCTGGCGCTAACCCGCGGCGGTCGTTTCTGGCACGTCATGGGCCGCGAGGCGGGCAAAGGACAGGCGGTCAAGTGGCTGACTGAGCACTATCAGCAGCAGCGCAGTAAGCCGCTGGTGAGTCTGGGTCTGGGAGACGGCCCGAATGATATTTCCATGCTTGAAGCCGTTGATTTCGCGGTGGTTATCCGTGGAAAGCATGACCAAAAAATGCCGCTAAACAAGGCCGATAACAATATTTATCGCACCACTTTGTATGGTCCGGAAGGCTGGAAACAAGGGCTGGATCACTTTTTATCCCTTTGATTTTAATACTTTACTCATTTACGGGAGTGTTCTATGAGCGATTTTTATCAGGATGGCATCATTACCAATTTCCACAATCTGACTCGTCGCAAGACTGAAGAGCTGGAGTATGACCTGCAGGTCTTCTCCGGTCGTCGCTCAATGGGGCTTATTTTACCTTCGCTGTTCTCCGAGCTGGAAGGTCCGGCGCTGACCAAGATTGTTGATGAACTGACCCAAGTTCCCTATCTGGATGAGATTGTCATCGGCCTCGACCGCGCTGACCGCGAGCAATTTTTGTTTGCCCGTGAATTCTTCTCGCGCCTGCCGCAGCGACATCGCATTTTGTGGAATGACGGCCCGCGCCTAAAAGCGCTGGATGAAGAGTTGCAACAGAAAGGCCTGTCGCCAATGGAGCCGGGCAAAGGCCGCAACGTCTGGTTCTGCGTCGGTTATACCCTCGCCTCGCGCCGTACCTCGGTGGTCGGGCTGCACGATTGTGACATTGTCACTTATAATCGCGATATGCTGGCGCGCCTGATGTATCCGGTCGCCAACCCGAACTTCAACTATGACTTCTGCAAAGGCTATTATGCCCGCGTGGCGGATGGCAAATTTAACGGTCGCGTCGGCCGCCTGCTGGTCTTCCCGCTGCTCAAATCGCTGCAAAAGGTCTACGGCAACTCCGATTTCCTCGACTATCTGCGCACCTTCCGCTATCCGCTTTCTGGCGAGTTCGCTATGCGCACCCACGTGCTGAATGACCTGCGCATTCCGAGCGACTGGGGACTGGAGATTGGCGTGCTGTCAGAGATGCATCGCAATACCGCCACCAAGCGTATCTGTCAGGTGGATATCGCCGACAACTATGACCACAAACATCAGCCGATGTCGGAAGAAGATGCCAGCAACGGCTTGCAGCGTATGAGTATTGATATCACCAAGGCGCTGTATCGCAAGATGGCGGTGCTGGGGGTGAATATCACCAGCGAGTCCTTCCGCATTCTGAAAGCGACCTACTATCGCAACGCGCTGGATATGATTGACGGCTTTGAAAATGACGCACGGATGAACGGACTGTCCTTCGACCGCCATAACGAAGAGTCGGCCGTAGAGCTGTTCTCCAAAGCGATCATGGAGGCCGGTCAGGCCTTTGTGGATACGCCGAGTGAGAAACCCTTTATTCCGAGTTGGAGCCGCGTACAGTCGGCCTTCCCGGATATGCTCGATCGGCTGCATGACGCCGTTGAGTTAGATAATGAAGGTGATGTGTAAACCAAAAAGTCAGGGCGCCATAGCAGGCGCCCTTTTCAAGAGAATTTAACAAAAGAAAGTAACGGGACGCTTAGGCGTCCTGTTGTTTTTTACCGGGGAACAGGAAGCTGGCGACAATGCCCAGCGCCAACACGCCCAGCACCACGTACAGGCTGGTCATGGCGCTGATGTTGTAGCCGTGGTGCCACAGATGGTCGCTGGAGTTAAGCGCCAGTTTCACCGCCACGAAGAACAGCAGTGAAATTACCGATTTTTCCAGATGCACCAGATACTTGCGCAGCGCTTCCAGCACGAAATACATGGTGCGCAGGCCCAGCACGGCAAACATCATGGCCGAGTAGACAATCAGCGGCTCGCGGCTAACGGCAATTACCGCCGGCACGCTGTCAAAGGCGAACATTACGTCTGAGATCTCTACCACCGCAATACATAGCAGCAGCGGCGTGGCGTAACGCACCCCCTGCTTCACTTTAAAACTAAAATCTTTGTTCTCGGGCTTGGCCAGATCGGCTTCCACTTCCTGGCTGGTGACCAAAAATTTTGGACCAATCAACTTCGGATACACCGGGAAGAAACGACGCACCAGGCGGTTGGCGATGTGGTCGGAGTAGTCATCAGACTCTTCGTCGTCATTGCCCGCGCGCATCATCAAAATCGCGGTCCAGAGAATCACAATGGCGAAAACCATTTCAACCCAAGGTCCTAGCGCCAGCAGGCTGGTGCCAATCACCACGAAAATGCCACGGAAGACGATGGCGCCAATCACGCCCCAGTAAAGAATGCGATGGCGGTAGCCGTCCGGCACTTTGAACCAGGCAAAAATCGCCATGATAACGAACAGATTGTCGACCGACAGCACCTGCTCTAAGGCATAGCCGGTGAGGAACAGGCTGGCGACCTCTTTACCGTGGTGATAATAGAGAAAACCGGCGAAAGAGAGTGAAACGGCGATCCAAAAGGTGGTCCACAGAGAGGCACTTTTCAGCCCGATAGGCTTGTGACTGCGATGAGCCAGAATATCAATAAGCAGCGCCGCGACGGCGACGACAACAAAAACGGCGGTGGTTTCCGGCGGGAATCCCAAAGAGACTGACTGCATTGCACTTCCTGATAAGTAAACAAAAGCTAAACGATTGTTGCATTGTAAGCGGTTGTGCTGATGTTGGGTATTGAAAGTCGAAAAATGCTATGGGTCATGCAATAATTCGCGACGCGTCTTGGTCTTTGTTGAAGAAACTGTCGGAAAACTGTCGGAGAAACCTATGTTGACGTTAAAGAGTGAGACTATCGCCACCCCGCTTGGTGAACTTGAGATCATTACCGATACCCAAGGCCAGCTGCGCGCTCTGGAGTGGGCGGATTTTCACTCGCGTTTGCTGCAACTGTTAGTACGCCATTATGGGCCTGACCATTCGTTAAATCCTTCCACAGCCTCAACCGCAAAATCTGCCGCTAAACCAGGTTTTTCCCTCCATCAAGATAATGTCGCGCAAAATATTCGCCAGCCAATCGAAGACTATTTCGCCGGAGACTTAGCCGCCATTGACACCCTGCCCGTTGCAACGGCCGGAACTAAATTCCAACGCACGGTGTGGAAGATGCTGCGCACAATTCCGTGCGGGCAAATTATGACTTATGGGCAGATGGCCGCACAGCTCGGCAACCCAGGCGCGTCAAGGGCCGTCGGGCTGGCAAATGGCTCCAATCCCATCAGCGTCGTGGTGCCTTGTCATCGGGTGATTGGCAGCAACGGAACGCTGACCGGCTATGCCGGTGGGGTGGAAAGAAAAAAATGGTTATTGGTGCATGAAGGTTATTTATTTGATCAACAAAATTCACTTTTTTAATACATTTAATCTAATTTAGATCTTATTGATTCTCGATTGACTTATTTTTTAGCAGTCGAGATCAAATAATAAGAAAAAAATCCCTTTAAAAATCGGGTATTTTAATAATTTAGCCCTTTTGGCCTATATTCCCCACTTATCAATTCTGGCAAAAGATGTTAAAATTGACCCATATCAATATTGCCAGAGTGAATCTATTATGATCCCGGAAAAACGTATTATTCGTCGTATCCAATCTGGTGGTTGTGCAATCCACTGCCAAGACTGCAGCATTAGTCAACTCTGCATTCCTTTCACGCTCAATGAGCACGAGTTGGATCAACTCGATAATATTATCGAAAGGAAGAAACCGATCCAGAAAGGCCAGGCGCTGTTCAAAGCAGGCGATGAGTTGAAATCCCTGTATGCCATCCGTTCCGGGACCATTAAGAGCTACACCATTACAGAACAAGGCGATGAGCAAATTACCGGCTTCCACCTCGCGGGTGATTTGGTTGGTTTTGACGCTATTGGTGGTTTAGAGCATCCGAGCTTCGCTCAGGCTTTAGAAACGTCCATGGTCTGTGAAATTCCTTTCGAAACCCTCGACGACCTGTCTGGCAAAATGCCTAATTTGCGTCAGCAAATGATGCGTTTAATGAGCGGCGAAATTAAGGGTGACCAGGATATGATCCTGCTGCTCTCGAAGAAAAATGCTGAAGAGCGTTTAGCGGCATTTATTTACAACCTTTCTCGTCGTTTTGCTGAACGTGGTTTTTCTCAGCGCGAATTCCGCCTGACCATGACTCGTGGCGATATTGGTAATTACCTTGGTTTAACGGTTGAAACTATCAGTCGTTTATTAGGCCGTTTCCAGAAATCGGAAATGCTTAGCGTGAAAGGTAAATATATCACTATTGAAAATCACGCGATGCTTTCCCAGCTGGCAGGTCACTCGGTACCCGTCACCGCGTAGCTCATAAGCTGCTCATAAATAAGTCCTCTCTCCGATCGGATCAGCAAAGACAATAATTTGTTGATCCGACTCAATTTCTGCTCTGTCCGATTGCTTAATCTTGGTTTACTCTGTACTTAATACACTGAGCTATAACGCTGTTCAATCACAGGTGTTAAGGAGTTTCCTCATGGCTAAGTATCAGAACCTTCTGGTCGCAATTGACCCAAATCAGGATGACCAACCCGCCCTGCGACGCGCGGTTTATTTGGTCCAACGAAACGGCGGGCGAATTAAAGCCTTCCTGTCGATTTATGACTTCTCCTATGAAATGACCACCATGCTCTCCCCCGATGAGCGTTTAGCCATGCGTCAGAGCGTGATTAACGAACGGGCGGCGTGGATCGCAGAACAGGCTCGCTACTATGTGGAAGCCGGTATCCCGATTGAAATCAAAGTGGTGTGGCATAACAAACCTTTCGAAGCCATTATTCAGGAAGTGATTGCCGGTGAGCACGACCTGCTGCTCAAGATGGCGCATCAGCATGACCGTCTGGAGTCGGTGATTTTCACCCCGACGGACTGGAATTTGCTGCGCAAATGCCCTTGCCCGGTATGGATGGTGAAAGACCAGCCTTGGCCAGAAAGTGGCAAAGCGCTGGTGGCGGTCAACCTGTCCAGCGAAGAGCCTTACCACGACCCGCTCAACATCAAATTGGTAAAAGAAACCATCGAGCTGGCGGACCACGTGAACCACACCGAAGTGCATCTGGTGGGCGCTTATCCGGTCACGCCAATTAATATCGCCATTGAGCTGCCTGATTTTGATCCGAGCGTTTACAACGACGCTATTCGCGGTCAGCACCTGATTGCGATGAAAGCCCTAAGGCAGAAATTCCAACTGGATGAGAAATTTACCCACGTTGAAAAAGGCCTGCCGGAAGAAGTGATCCCAGATCTCGCTGAGCATCTACAAGCCGGCGTGGTGGTTATCGGCACTATCGGCCGCACCGGCCTGTCCGCCGCGTTTTTGGGGAATACCACCGAACAGGTGATCGACCATCTGAAATGCGATTTGCTGGCGATTAAGCCAGATGATTTTGAATGCCCTATTACTTCTGAAGATGTTGAAGAGCACGACGACGAATAACGGATTTTATTCACCGGGAAACGCCAAAGAAAAAGCCAGTTCATTACGAACTGGCTTTTTTGCTTTTACTGCGGGGAAACCGTCAAAGTGCGCGAAGAATATTCTCCACGCTCTCTTTCGCATCGCCAAACAGCATTTGGGTGTTGTCTTTGAAGAACAGCGGGTTCTGAACGCCAGCGTAGCCGGTATTCATTGAGCGTTTGAACACGATTACGTTCTGCGCTTTCCACACTTCCAGCACCGGCATACCGGCAATCGGGCTGCGCGGATCTTCCTGAGCCGCCGGGTTTACCGTGTCATTGGCACCAATGACCAGCACCACGTCGGTGTCGGTAAAGTCGTCGTTGATTTCGTCCATTTCCAGCACGATGTCATACGGCACTTTTGCCTCGGCCAGCAGCACGTTCATATGGCCCGGCAGACGCCCTGCCACCGGATGAATGCCAAAGCGAACTTTGATACCCAGGGCGCGCAGTTTGGCGGTGATATCCTGAACCGGATACTGCGCCTGCGCCACCGCCATGCCGTAGCCCGGCGTGATGATCACCGAACTGGCGCTTTTCAGCATTTCCGCCACGTCTTCCGCACTGGTTTCGCGGTACTCGCCCATCTCTTCGGCATCGCCGGTAGAAGAGCCATCCGTACCAAAGCCGCCCGCGATCACGCTAATAAACGAACGGTTCATCGCTTTACACATGATAAATGACAGGATTGCACCGGAAGAACCCACCAAGGCACCCGTGACGATCAAAAGGTCATTGCTCAGCATAAAGCCGGCCGCCGCCGCTGCCCAACCTGAATAGGAGTTGAGCATGGAGACGACCACCGGCATGTCCGCGCCACCGATGGAAGAAACCAAATGCCAGCCGAACGCCAAGGCAATCAGTGTCATGATCAGCAGTGAGAACACCTGCAAACCGACGCTATCGGTGCGAACAAAAGTGACCATCAGCAGGAATGAAATCACCAATGCGGCCAGATTCAGCTTGTGGCGATGCGGCAAGGCGAGTGGCTTGGAAGAGATAATCCCGCGCAATTTACCGAACGCGACGATTGAGCCGGTAAAGGTTACGGCCCCGATAAAGATACCTAAGAACACTTCGGTGAGATGGATGTTTTCCATTACCGAGTCCATGGCAACCGCGCCGTGGTCAAGGTAGCTGTTGAAGCCAACCAGCACCGCAGCAAGACCCACAAAGCTGTGAAGAATGGCAACTAGCTCCGGCATTTCGGTCATTTCAACTTTACGCGCCAGATAGATACCAATGGCCCCGCCAATCACCATCGCCACGATTATCCAGCCAACGTTGCCGGAATCAGGCCCAAGAATGGTGGCAATCAGCGCGATCGCCATCCCGGTGATGCCGTAGATATTGCCCTGTTTTGACGTTTCGTGTTTTGACAATCCAGCCAGGCTGAATATAAACAGAATAGCGGCAACGATATAGGCTGCTGTAACTAATCCCCCAGACATATGCTACCCCTTAATTCTTACGAAACATCATCAGCATGCGCTGAGTGACGGTGAATCCGCCAAAAATATTGATACTGGCAATCAGAACCGCAACAAACGACAGGAAGCTAACCCAGCCCCCGTGACCAATTTGCAGCAGCGCGCCAACGACAATAATCCCTGAAATGGCATTGGTGACTGACATCAACGGCGTGTGCAGCGCGTGGCTAACGTTCCATACCACGTAATAACCCACCACGCAGGCCAGAGCGAACACGGTGAAGTGAGACAAGAACTCCTTCGGCGCCACGTTCGCCAGCCAGCCGAACAAGATGATCGCCACGGCCATGATGATGTATTTGGTGTAAGGCGACGCGGGCTTGGACTCGACTTTCTCCTGAGGCGCAGCCTGTTTGGCGGCCTTAGGCTGGGCGGAAACCTGAATCGGCGGTGCCGGCCAGGTGACTTCACCGGCTTTCACCACGGTCACGCCGCGCACCACGGTGTCTTCAAAATCGATCTCGATTTCACCGTTTTTCTCTTTGCACAGCAGCTTCAGCAAATTCACCAGGTTGGTGCCATACAGCTGGGAGGATTGCGTCGGTAAACGGCTCGGTAAGTCGGTATAGCCGATGATTTTGACGCCGTTTGGCGTGGTGGTGATGGTGTCTGCGACCGTTAGCTCGCAGTTACCGCCGGTTTGCGCGGCAAGGTCAACGATGACGCTGCCCGGTTTCATTGACGCCACCATGTCGGCGGTGATCAATTTAGGTGCCGGACGGCCTGGGATCAGCGCGGTGGTGACGATGATATCCACTTCCGCCGCCTGCGCCGCGAACAGGGCCATTTCAGCTTTAATGAAGGCATCGGACATCACTTTGGCATAGCCGTCGCCGCTGCCCGCCTCTTCTTCGAAGTCCAGCTCGAGGAACTCCGCGCCCATACTCTGCACTTGCTCTTTCACTTCAGGACGGGTGTCGAAAGCGCGGACAATCGCGCCAAGGCTGCCCGCCGCGCCAATCGCCGCGAGGCCGGCGACGCCCGCACCGATGATCATCACTTTGGCAGGAGGCACTTTGCCTGCGGCGGTGATCTGCCCGGTGAAGAAACGGCCGAATTCGTGAGCGGCTTCAACAATCGCGCGGTAACCGGCGATATTGGCCATGGAACTCAGGGCATCCATGGATTGCGCACGGGAAATTCTCGGTACGGAGTCCATAGCCAGCGCGGTCACATTGCGCTCGGCCAGCTTCTGGATTAACTCGGCGTTTTGCGCAGGCCAGATAAAGCTGACCAGCGTTGAGCCGGGCTGCAGTTGGGTAATTTCATCGCCTTCAGGGGCATTAACCTTCAACACGATGTCGCTGTGCCAGACGTCAGCCGAACTGACAATTTGTGCCCCGGCCTGTATGTAGGCCGCGTCGTCAAAGCTTGCCAATTTTCCGGCGTCTTGTTCAATGGCAACCGTAAAGCCGAGCTTTAGCAGCTGTTCCACCGTTTTCGGCGTTGCTGCGACTCGGGCCTCATTGGTCAACCGCTCTCTTGGTACACCAATACGCATAGTTATTCCCTTCACCCTTTTTATTGATGATTAACACGCCGACAGCGCTTTTTTATTGCTGAACCTGTCGAATTGTTACCGTACCGAAGTTATTTTTTCCGACTGTTTATAACCTACTGAATTTGTGATTAATAATCTACGTATCGCAGTAATAGCCAGAGAATGAATGATTAATTCATGATGATGGGCAAGAAATTTGCCGCTAAGCGCTAAAAAATAGGGAGCCAATTAACGTTTTCGCAGCATAACTGCCGCCGTTTGCCGAAAAGAAGAACATTCGGCTCCACGTCTAATCAGCCTTAAGGTTAGCAAAAGGTGAATAATTAACATTTATTTCACCTCTTGGAATATACCTAAAACTTATATAAGTTATGGGCTGAAAAAAAAGTGATGCAGGTAGCGGTTAGCAACATCATTAATGACATAAATTACTGAGACACTCGGTATTGTTACATGCAATAATCGGCCGCTAACCTGTTACACATCAAGAATTCAGCACGTTTCAACATTACTGCGCAAGGTGAAAGGATTTTTTATGAAGCTGACCAAAACGATCATCGCATCGGCTCTGTGTTTATCTTTAACGGCTATTTCCGCCTTGTCAGCAGCACAGG
This window contains:
- the pntB gene encoding Re/Si-specific NAD(P)(+) transhydrogenase subunit beta, with the translated sequence MSGGLVTAAYIVAAILFIFSLAGLSKHETSKQGNIYGITGMAIALIATILGPDSGNVGWIIVAMVIGGAIGIYLARKVEMTEMPELVAILHSFVGLAAVLVGFNSYLDHGAVAMDSVMENIHLTEVFLGIFIGAVTFTGSIVAFGKLRGIISSKPLALPHRHKLNLAALVISFLLMVTFVRTDSVGLQVFSLLIMTLIALAFGWHLVSSIGGADMPVVVSMLNSYSGWAAAAAGFMLSNDLLIVTGALVGSSGAILSFIMCKAMNRSFISVIAGGFGTDGSSTGDAEEMGEYRETSAEDVAEMLKSASSVIITPGYGMAVAQAQYPVQDITAKLRALGIKVRFGIHPVAGRLPGHMNVLLAEAKVPYDIVLEMDEINDDFTDTDVVLVIGANDTVNPAAQEDPRSPIAGMPVLEVWKAQNVIVFKRSMNTGYAGVQNPLFFKDNTQMLFGDAKESVENILRAL
- the pntA gene encoding Re/Si-specific NAD(P)(+) transhydrogenase subunit alpha: MRIGVPRERLTNEARVAATPKTVEQLLKLGFTVAIEQDAGKLASFDDAAYIQAGAQIVSSADVWHSDIVLKVNAPEGDEITQLQPGSTLVSFIWPAQNAELIQKLAERNVTALAMDSVPRISRAQSMDALSSMANIAGYRAIVEAAHEFGRFFTGQITAAGKVPPAKVMIIGAGVAGLAAIGAAGSLGAIVRAFDTRPEVKEQVQSMGAEFLELDFEEEAGSGDGYAKVMSDAFIKAEMALFAAQAAEVDIIVTTALIPGRPAPKLITADMVASMKPGSVIVDLAAQTGGNCELTVADTITTTPNGVKIIGYTDLPSRLPTQSSQLYGTNLVNLLKLLCKEKNGEIEIDFEDTVVRGVTVVKAGEVTWPAPPIQVSAQPKAAKQAAPQEKVESKPASPYTKYIIMAVAIILFGWLANVAPKEFLSHFTVFALACVVGYYVVWNVSHALHTPLMSVTNAISGIIVVGALLQIGHGGWVSFLSFVAVLIASINIFGGFTVTQRMLMMFRKN
- a CDS encoding mannosyl-3-phosphoglycerate phosphatase-related protein, with the translated sequence MPYLDDSLIVFTDLDGSLLDHDSYSWQPAQGWLEKLAQHQIPVIITTSKTSAEVSSLQRDLQLSHLPFIAENGAYIHLPASEGPQHQVIGADYQRVREILVQLRQRYDFEFRGFGDVSPQQVADWTGLSLDDAKLAMQRQGSEPLMWFGSQPDFAHLEKLLAEEGLALTRGGRFWHVMGREAGKGQAVKWLTEHYQQQRSKPLVSLGLGDGPNDISMLEAVDFAVVIRGKHDQKMPLNKADNNIYRTTLYGPEGWKQGLDHFLSL
- the ogt gene encoding methylated-DNA--[protein]-cysteine S-methyltransferase, which produces MLTLKSETIATPLGELEIITDTQGQLRALEWADFHSRLLQLLVRHYGPDHSLNPSTASTAKSAAKPGFSLHQDNVAQNIRQPIEDYFAGDLAAIDTLPVATAGTKFQRTVWKMLRTIPCGQIMTYGQMAAQLGNPGASRAVGLANGSNPISVVVPCHRVIGSNGTLTGYAGGVERKKWLLVHEGYLFDQQNSLF
- a CDS encoding glycosyl transferase, translated to MSDFYQDGIITNFHNLTRRKTEELEYDLQVFSGRRSMGLILPSLFSELEGPALTKIVDELTQVPYLDEIVIGLDRADREQFLFAREFFSRLPQRHRILWNDGPRLKALDEELQQKGLSPMEPGKGRNVWFCVGYTLASRRTSVVGLHDCDIVTYNRDMLARLMYPVANPNFNYDFCKGYYARVADGKFNGRVGRLLVFPLLKSLQKVYGNSDFLDYLRTFRYPLSGEFAMRTHVLNDLRIPSDWGLEIGVLSEMHRNTATKRICQVDIADNYDHKHQPMSEEDASNGLQRMSIDITKALYRKMAVLGVNITSESFRILKATYYRNALDMIDGFENDARMNGLSFDRHNEESAVELFSKAIMEAGQAFVDTPSEKPFIPSWSRVQSAFPDMLDRLHDAVELDNEGDV
- a CDS encoding TerC/Alx family metal homeostasis membrane protein — encoded protein: MQSVSLGFPPETTAVFVVVAVAALLIDILAHRSHKPIGLKSASLWTTFWIAVSLSFAGFLYYHHGKEVASLFLTGYALEQVLSVDNLFVIMAIFAWFKVPDGYRHRILYWGVIGAIVFRGIFVVIGTSLLALGPWVEMVFAIVILWTAILMMRAGNDDEESDDYSDHIANRLVRRFFPVYPKLIGPKFLVTSQEVEADLAKPENKDFSFKVKQGVRYATPLLLCIAVVEISDVMFAFDSVPAVIAVSREPLIVYSAMMFAVLGLRTMYFVLEALRKYLVHLEKSVISLLFFVAVKLALNSSDHLWHHGYNISAMTSLYVVLGVLALGIVASFLFPGKKQQDA
- the fnr gene encoding fumarate/nitrate reduction transcriptional regulator Fnr, whose product is MIPEKRIIRRIQSGGCAIHCQDCSISQLCIPFTLNEHELDQLDNIIERKKPIQKGQALFKAGDELKSLYAIRSGTIKSYTITEQGDEQITGFHLAGDLVGFDAIGGLEHPSFAQALETSMVCEIPFETLDDLSGKMPNLRQQMMRLMSGEIKGDQDMILLLSKKNAEERLAAFIYNLSRRFAERGFSQREFRLTMTRGDIGNYLGLTVETISRLLGRFQKSEMLSVKGKYITIENHAMLSQLAGHSVPVTA
- the uspE gene encoding universal stress protein UspE; the protein is MAKYQNLLVAIDPNQDDQPALRRAVYLVQRNGGRIKAFLSIYDFSYEMTTMLSPDERLAMRQSVINERAAWIAEQARYYVEAGIPIEIKVVWHNKPFEAIIQEVIAGEHDLLLKMAHQHDRLESVIFTPTDWNLLRKCPCPVWMVKDQPWPESGKALVAVNLSSEEPYHDPLNIKLVKETIELADHVNHTEVHLVGAYPVTPINIAIELPDFDPSVYNDAIRGQHLIAMKALRQKFQLDEKFTHVEKGLPEEVIPDLAEHLQAGVVVIGTIGRTGLSAAFLGNTTEQVIDHLKCDLLAIKPDDFECPITSEDVEEHDDE